GTATAATCTTTGGTGTATAGTTTAGTGTTTTTCATGACTTAATTATACAGCTTATACGGGTACTTCGGTACCCGTATTTGCTTTTACGCAATAAAAAAAGCGCTGTTGCACAATGAACTATTTAGTCCATTGTGCAACAGCCCCTTTATTATGGTAATACTGTGGTTTTTGATTTGTTGTTATTCAGTTGTGGTTTATACTATGATTAAGGTGTATCGTTAAATTATAATTTTAAGTTATGGGGGTCATTTATGGACTTGATAAAACTGGCCGGCAGAAAACCGGATATAATGGACAGCGAGAGGTATTTTAAATCAGCGGTCACTGTGCCTGTTGTAAATATCGACGGAGTTGACCAGATACTCTTTGAGGTAAGGTCAGATACCATAAAGAGGCAGCCTGGTGAGATCAGCTTTCCGGGCGGCGGTATGGAGAAGACCGATTCATGCAGCATGGAAACAGCGATACGAGAGACCACTGAGGAACTGGGTATTTCAAAGGAGGATATTCAGATAATAGCACCCTTAGATATAGTCATCACGCCATTTAATTTAATTATATACCCTTATGTTGGCAGGATATTAAACCCGGGTATCATAAAGCCAAATGCAGACGAGGTGAAAGAGGTCTTTTATGTCCCTATAGATTTTTTTGTAAAAAATAAGCCAAATACATACTATGTAACAGTAAAAGTAGAGCCGACAGCGGATTTTCCATACCATCTTATTCCATATGGGAACAATTACAGGTGGCGTACAGGTCAATACCCGGAACACTTCTACCAGTACAAAGACCATGTTATATGGGGACTTACAGCCAGGATACTTTTGAATTTTTTGACCCTGTCGGGGATATGAGTTTAGATTTACAAAAAAGCCCACCATAAGGTGGGTAATTATCAATCCTCCATTTGCTTGCCCAAGAATGATGCAGCAGTTTCTGCCAGCTTTACGTCGGTTTCACTGAGCTGGGTGTTTTCATCCCTGCTGGTTATTATCACTGCACCTATGCAGTCACCCCTTGAGATTATTGGAGTTATTACTTGAGATACGGCAACTTTTTCTGGTTCCCCTTCATATAGCGGGATGGTATTACCTTCACCTCCCTTTCCAAGCAGTACGGTCTTTTTTGTGTCCATTATTTTTTCTAGTTCCTTGCTTATGGGTTTGTCAAGGTAATCTCTTTTGATACCACCCGATACTGCGATAATTGTATCCCCATCTGTTACCAGGACTATATGTTTGGTTGATTGATACAGGGCATCGGAATACTGTTGAGCAAAGTCACTGAGCTCCCCTATGGGTGAATATTTTTTCAGTATTATTTCTCCTTCTCTATCTGTGAATATTTCTAAAGGGTCACCCTCCCTGATTCTCAAGGTACGCCTTATCTCTTTGGGTATAACTACTCTGCCAAGGTCATCAATTCTTCTTACAATTCCGGTAGCTTTCAAGTTAGTAACCTCCTTTAGTTGTATCCTTAAGCTTATCATTATTATTTTTCCTTTTATGAAAAAATATTCATCAATATGTCTATTAATGGTGTGGGATGGAAAAAGCACCTAAAGATATATATTTTCATATTATATCATAGACATATATGAAGGGGTGAAGCATTATATGTTTAAGATTGGGGATATGGTTGTAAGAAAATCGTATAACAGTGATATACTATTTACAGTATGTGGTTACAGGCGACAGGGCAAGAATGTGATATACAGGATAAAAGGCGCCTGTGTAAGGATAGAGGCTGACGCTTCTGAGGACGACCTCATGCCGGTTGAGAAGACAAGAAAAGAACAGTTCACAAAACACTATGACGATATTGTAGAAAGAATAAAACTTCAAATAAAAAAAGAAAGAAATTCAAACACGGGTTTTAGAAGTTTTGGCAGCGAGGGTGACATATTGAAGAGGCCAGGCCGTGTACTTCACCTGGACGGCGATATAGACTATCTAAAAGAATGCCTTAGCATTTATCGGGAATTAAATATAGATGTGGTCGGAGTAGAAGTAAGAGAGGAAAAACAACCTGACGTTGTCCTGGAATTATTAAACAGGTATAAACCGGATATACTTGTGATAACAGGCCACGATGCAATGAAAAAAGGGGCAGTTGACAGGTTAGACCTTTCCAATTACAAAAATTCAGCGTATTTTGTACAGGCGGTTAAAAAGGCCAGGGAATATGAGCCATCACTGGATGACCTTGCAATCATTGCAGGTGCATGTCAATCGTGTTATGAGGAGTTGATGGAGGCTGGTGCGAACTATGCCAGCTCGCCTCAGAGAGTCCTTATACACTGTCTCGATCCGGTATTTATCTGCGAAAAAATTGCATATACGAAGATCAACGATATTATCAATGCTTCGGATGTTCTTGAAAGGACAATAAGCGGGAAGGAAGGTATGGGAGGGCTGAATACTCGCGGCAAGTACAGAGAGGGATTGCCAAACTACAGCAAGAGGGTGAATTAGAATATATAAAAAAATAAAGATAACTAGAGAACGGTTATAATTATATGAGAAGATACTGAAAAAATATTTATAAATGGCAATTGACAAGTTTTTAAGATGGGTATATAATATTTAACTTGACATTAGCCACCCTAAATGTTAAAATATTATAAAAGATGTCTTAGAGGGGTGGTAGATTTGTCTGACAAGAATGCCCTTATGGAGATTAAAAAGGTTATTGACAGACACATTGGAGAGAGGGTTAGACTCAAGACTAACGGAGGACGAAAGAAAACCATAATCAGAGAAGGCATACTTGAAGAGACTTACCCAAGCATTTTTATAGTTAAAATAGAAATGGATAACTCAGTTAGGCGCATTTCTTATAGCTACTCCGACATTTTGACAGAGACTGTTGAACTTAGCTTATGCAGCAATTTAAATAAAGAATGTGTTTAAAAAACCGGGTTTGCCTCGGTTTTTTAAATTTTTATCATATTTTCCCTCCCGGGGTTATATCTATATATTAATGAGAAATGCTTGGGAGGGAATTCTTATGTCTATAGATGCTGTCAGTGACGCCATTAAACTGGATAGGCTGATAAAGAAGTGGGATGTACAGGTCATGGCAACGAGCGATGTACTGGTACCGGATGTCAAGCCCGATGTGGAAGAGATTATAGGGGTGGATTGTAAACTTATAATTGATGACGGCGAAGTGGCTAACGGCAGGATATTGATAGAGGGAAGGGTCCTGACCCGTGTTTTATATGCCACGGCTCAGGAGGACAGGCCTGTTGCTGGTATGGACGCCGTGATTGAATTCAGCCACTATTTTGATGCGACCGATGTTGACGAAGATGTGACAGTACGAGCCAGGGGATATGTGGAGCATACAGACTGCGATGTGATAAACAGCAGAAAACTTCAGTTAAAGCATGTTATAAATTTAAGCCTATCCATAGGCAAGGAGGAGAGTATCAATGCTGTCACATCGATTGAACTGGATGATGTAATGTGCAAGAACAGTGGTATAAGGGCGAGGCATATGGTCGGCGAGGGCTCTTCAGAGACAATAGTAAGGGAGGATATAAACCTCGGCGAGGATGTGGTTGTACGGGACATACTTTATTCTGATGTAACAGTGACAAACCTGGGAATGCAGCTTTCTGACAACAAGGTTCTTGTGGAAGGTACATTGAGTGTCGACCTTATATATTTAGAAGATACTGAAGGCGTAAAATATGACTCATATAGCACAGAACTGGGTTTTACACATTATGTAGATGTAGACGGCGTTCAGGCGTATATGTTTCCAGAAGTGGAGTGTGTTGTTGAGGAGGTCAGTGCTGACCCTAAGGATAGTGGCACGGTGAACATAGAGGCTGTCCTGAATGTCAGGGTTAAGGTGTATGAGGAAGAAGAAAAGACTTTAATAGTAGACGCATATAGTCTTTCGAGAAATATCAGGGGGAATCAGGGCAGTTTTGCTGTTTTAAGTGAGGCATTCAGGTCAAACACACAGCTTAGCCTGAGGGACACTGTAGAACTGTCCAGAGATGCTAAACATATACTTCTGGTAAGGGGCCAGGCCCAGGCAGGTGAATATGAGTTTTCCGGCAACAGGTTATACATAGACGGTTTATTATTGGTAAGGGTATATTACATAACCGAATCCGGTCTTGCGTGTGATATGGCAGAAATGCCATTCAGGCATGTGGTGGATTCTGATGAATTAAAGGATGATGACAAGCTTGACGTGCGGTTTAATGTATCCCACATCGCATATACCTTAAATGGCAATGCTGTGGACATCAGATATACCGTTGACTGCAATCTTAAGGTATACAGGGAGAACAGGTTCATTTATCTATTATCGGTAGAAGAGTCAGATGAGGAAACCCTGCCTGAGCCAGCCAGTATAACCGTATATGTGGTCGGAAAGGGAGAGACACTCTGGGACGTTGCCAAGAGATACAGGACCACCATAGAAAAGATCAAAGGTATAAATGAGCTAGAAGAGGAGATATTGAATGAAGGAGACAAACTCCTGATCTTGAAAGAAATTAAGCCGTAATAGAACTTTATTATTGTAAATGCAAGAATCTTCGTGTAGAATTATAGTAAATATAAAATGATAGGGACAAACCATCTAAACAGTATTGCTAATGGGATGGAATAGGAAGGATTTCATCCCAACATTCTGTGGAATATGAGGTGGTTTTTTGTGGCACGAAATTTGCTTGTATATTGAATATAAATGATAATTGTAAAAGAGGGGGGAGTATCAACACAAGTCTTATATTGTCACACACTTACCTGTATAAGTGTTTCTATTATCCTGCTGCTTAAATATTTTGCTGGGAAGATTGTAGAAGATTTTAGCTTATAAAAAGGGGCGTGTTGATTATTTGAGCTTTTGCTAAAATTAAAAAACAAGAAGGGGAGGTAATGGACGAATGAAGAGGACTTTAATCATAGGCCTGGCCATTATCATGGTATTATCTTTAGTGGCGGGTTGCAGCACAGGCGGACAGCAACAAAAACAGCAAGGCCAGGGGGAAAATAATGGCACTTCCAATGAGGTGGTCATACGCTATAACATGGGTACAGAACCCCAGACGATAGACCCGGCGCTCAACAGTGCCCTCGATGGTGCTGAGGTAATCCTGCATGTGTTTGAGGGGTTGACCACCCTGGATGAAAATTCTAAGGCGAAACCTGGCATAGCAAAGAGTTGGGAGATCTCTGATGACGGGTTGACAATCACATTCCACCTGCGGGATGCAAAGTGGTCTGATGGCAAGCCGGTTACAGCCGGTGACTTTGCCTATGCATGGACAAGGGCTTTAGACCCTAAGACTGCGTCCAGCTATGCCTATCAGTTGTATTTCATAAAGAATGCTGAAAAATTCAACCTTGGCGAGGCGAGTGCGGAGGACCTTGGCGTAAAGGTCATTGACGATAAAACCCTTGAGGTCACGCTGGAAAATCCTACACCTTTTATTATGGAGCTTTTTGCCTTTATGACCTATATGCCGGTAAGGAAAGATATCATAGAGGCACATCCTGATGACTGGACACAGAATCCTGAGACGTATATAGGTGACGGCGCTTTTAAGCTGGCTGAATGGAACCATAATGACTCTATAGTTCTGGTCAAGAATGAGAACTACTGGGATGCTGAAAATATAAAACCCGATAAATTAGTGTTTACCATGATTTCTGAACCAGCTACAGAACTGTCTGCCTTTGAGAGTGGAGATTTAGATTTTGGTGATAATCCGCCGTCTACCGAGCTGGAAAGATTAAAGCAGGAGGGAGTGTTAAAGGAATACCCGTTGCTCTCTACCTATGCATATGTATTTAATACAAAGAGGGCACCCTTTGACAATCCTAAGGTAAGGAAGGCATTCTCTTTAGCCATAGACAGAAAGGCAATAGTAGACCAGATCGCAAAGGGTGGTCAGCCTTTGGCGGCAGCGTGGGTACCCTATGGCATGCCTGACGCAAAACCAGGTGAGGATTTCAGAAAAGTTGGTGGCGACTATTTTGACCCCACCAAGGCCAATGTAGAAGAGGCAAAGAAGCTTCTTGCAGAGGCAGGATATCCTGATGGCAAGGGTCTTCCGGAGATCACACTGCTCTATAATACCAGTGAAAGCCACAAGGCAATAGCCGAGGCGCTGCAGGAGATGTGGAAGCAAAACCTGGGGGTAGACGTGAAGATAGCCAATCAAGAGTGGCAGGTCTTTTTAGCTACCAGGCGACAGACCCATGACTATCAGATTGCAAGATGGGGATGGGTTTCAGACTATATAGATCCAATGGGCTTTTTAGACATGCTTCAGACTGGAATGGGTAACAACGACGCTCAGTATTCCAATCCTCAGTTCGACGAGATGATAAGGAAATCCAAGACGGCAAAGACATCCGAGGAGAGGATGCAGTATCTCCACAAGGCAGAGGACATTCTCATGGATGATGCTGTTGTAATGCCAATATATTTCTATATAAACTATGTTGTGGTTGATCCTAAGCTCCAGGGTTATATAGTTGACCCGCTTGGGTATGTATATTTCCATCATGCTTATTTTGCAAAGTAATAGAGAGAGCACAGATATGACAAAAAACGGTTTGGAAACAAACCGTTTTTTGTACCGCTATTCAAAATTTTACCGTCTGTAAGACGGTTTTTCTATTTACACGGGTTTATTAAAGTCTTATAATTATAGTCAGTGTAACAATTTTTTATATATTAAGAGGTGCTGAATGTTTTTAAGAGCAAATGCAAAGATAAACCTTTTTCTGGATGTCATAGGGACAAGGGACGATGGCTATCATGATATAGTGACAGTTATGCACACTATTGGTCTACATGATACGGTATACATTAAACCTATATTTAAAAAAATTAATGTTGATATGCTTGATATGCCAAAGGAGTTGAATCTTGCATATAAAGCAGCATGTGCCCTCAGAGGCAAAAGAGACAACCTGGGTGCCTATATAAAGATTAGAAAGCGCATCCCAATTGGGTCGGGCATGGGCGGCGGCAGTTCAGATGCGGCACAGGTATTGATAGGGCTCAACAAGCTGTGGCGCCTTAACAAGACAGATGAAGAACTTATGGAAATTGCTGCGTCTATAGGCAGCGACGTACCATTTTTTATTAAAGGAGGAATGGCACTGGCAGAGGGGAGGGGGGAGAGGATAACACCGTTAGATCCTATCGATCTGGATGTCCTGATTGTAAAGCCAAAAGAGTCTATTTCAACGAGGAAGATATACAGTATACTTGATAATGTAAGTTATTCTCATGGCGATATCGACGGCTTTCTGGAGAATTGCCATACCGGTGATCCTGTAAAAATCGCCAGGTATATGGATAATGTGCTGGAGGCTGCAGCTCATAGTATTCTCCCATCTATTGAAAAAATCAAAAGGGACCTTGAAGAGAATGGGGCTGTAAAAGCCATGATGACCGGAGGCGGTTCTGCGGTTTTCGGTGTGTTTACCGATAGGACTGTCTTGATGAATGCATACAAAAAATTAAAGCTCAATTATCCTTTTGTATATTATACTAAAACTGTTGGGTGGGATATGAATGGATAATTTTAATCCGATAGAAACCTATAAGCCATTGAGAGACCTTGTCTTTGAATATATGAAGGAAGGTATAATATCGGGAGAATTTAAACCGGGTCAGAGATTGATGGAGGTTCAGCTCGCATCAAAACTAGGAGTAAGTCGTACACCTATCAGAGAGGCTATAAGAAAGCTTGAACTGGAAGGCCTTGTGATTATGATGCCGAGGAAGGGTGCATATGTTTCCGACCTTTCGCAGAAGGATATCCTTGAGGTCTTTGAAGTGAGGACGGCCTTAGAAGGCCTGGCCGCAGCCCTCGCTGCTGAGCGTATGTCCAATGATGAGATCCGTATGCTGACAGATATTATGGAAAATTTTAAAGACTATGTGGATAAAAGCGATGAAAATGGTATAATAGAGGCAGATACTGAGTTTCATAATCTTATATTTCAGTCTACCAGGAATGATAAGTTAATACAGATAAACAATAACCTGCAGGAACAGCTTAAAAGGTTCAGGATAAAATACCTTGAGGCATATAAGAGGCCAAACAAGCTGATACCTGAGCATGAAAGGATTGTAGAGGCCATTAAAAAACGTACTCCTGAAACTGCAAGAAAAGCTGCAGAAAGACACTTGGAATCTACACAGGAGGATTTTGTGAGATCGCTCAGTAAAATATAACAGTTGAGGGTGGATGCTATGATAAATGCTGTAATACTGGCCGGAAGTGGAGAAATAGAGAAAATACCGGGGAAGTCCCTTGCAAAGATAAACGGAAAGCCGATGCTGTCTTATGTGGTGGATGCAGCTAGAAAAACTGATATGATTGGCAGCATATATGTTGTTGGCAATGATGATATCAGAGGATTTTGCCTGGAGAATGATTTGGAGTTTGCTGAGGGGGGCACTGATATACTGGATAACCTTATAAAGGGTATCCAGAGGTTTAAAAATGACAGGCGCATAATAATATTGACAGGAGACATACCATACATTACGCCGGAAGCAATAATAGATTTTATTATCAGGTCAGAAGAGATAGATGCGGATTTCTGTTACCCCATAGTTGAGAAAAAGACATGTGAGGAAAAGTTTCCCGGGACGCGCAGGACCTATGTGACTTTAAAGGATGGGGCCTTTACCGGTGGGAATGTATTTTATCTAAATCCTGGGATTATAGAACGGTGTATGCCTGTAATTCGTCATGTGGTACAGAATCGTAAGAATCCTGCTAAGATAGCAACTATACTGGGGCCTGGCTTGATTCTTGCGTTTTTGTTTAAAACCCTTACCATTGAAATGGTGGAGAAAAAGGCTTCAAGGATGCTCAATATAACCGCAAAGGCAATTATCTCACCATATGCAGAGATAGGAAATGATGTAGATAAACCGGAGGACCTTGAGATGGCTAATCAGATACTGATGTGAAAAATGTTTCAATAAATGTATAAAATCCCTGCCTTCTGTAAATAATTTAAATTAGAACAGAAAGGTGGGGATTTTTCTATGAAATGGGCTGTTGCTATACTGGTTACCACCCTGATAGCT
The nucleotide sequence above comes from Calorimonas adulescens. Encoded proteins:
- the ispE gene encoding 4-(cytidine 5'-diphospho)-2-C-methyl-D-erythritol kinase, producing MFLRANAKINLFLDVIGTRDDGYHDIVTVMHTIGLHDTVYIKPIFKKINVDMLDMPKELNLAYKAACALRGKRDNLGAYIKIRKRIPIGSGMGGGSSDAAQVLIGLNKLWRLNKTDEELMEIAASIGSDVPFFIKGGMALAEGRGERITPLDPIDLDVLIVKPKESISTRKIYSILDNVSYSHGDIDGFLENCHTGDPVKIARYMDNVLEAAAHSILPSIEKIKRDLEENGAVKAMMTGGGSAVFGVFTDRTVLMNAYKKLKLNYPFVYYTKTVGWDMNG
- a CDS encoding peptide ABC transporter substrate-binding protein, translating into MKRTLIIGLAIIMVLSLVAGCSTGGQQQKQQGQGENNGTSNEVVIRYNMGTEPQTIDPALNSALDGAEVILHVFEGLTTLDENSKAKPGIAKSWEISDDGLTITFHLRDAKWSDGKPVTAGDFAYAWTRALDPKTASSYAYQLYFIKNAEKFNLGEASAEDLGVKVIDDKTLEVTLENPTPFIMELFAFMTYMPVRKDIIEAHPDDWTQNPETYIGDGAFKLAEWNHNDSIVLVKNENYWDAENIKPDKLVFTMISEPATELSAFESGDLDFGDNPPSTELERLKQEGVLKEYPLLSTYAYVFNTKRAPFDNPKVRKAFSLAIDRKAIVDQIAKGGQPLAAAWVPYGMPDAKPGEDFRKVGGDYFDPTKANVEEAKKLLAEAGYPDGKGLPEITLLYNTSESHKAIAEALQEMWKQNLGVDVKIANQEWQVFLATRRQTHDYQIARWGWVSDYIDPMGFLDMLQTGMGNNDAQYSNPQFDEMIRKSKTAKTSEERMQYLHKAEDILMDDAVVMPIYFYINYVVVDPKLQGYIVDPLGYVYFHHAYFAK
- a CDS encoding NUDIX hydrolase codes for the protein MDLIKLAGRKPDIMDSERYFKSAVTVPVVNIDGVDQILFEVRSDTIKRQPGEISFPGGGMEKTDSCSMETAIRETTEELGISKEDIQIIAPLDIVITPFNLIIYPYVGRILNPGIIKPNADEVKEVFYVPIDFFVKNKPNTYYVTVKVEPTADFPYHLIPYGNNYRWRTGQYPEHFYQYKDHVIWGLTARILLNFLTLSGI
- the yabG gene encoding sporulation peptidase YabG, which codes for MFKIGDMVVRKSYNSDILFTVCGYRRQGKNVIYRIKGACVRIEADASEDDLMPVEKTRKEQFTKHYDDIVERIKLQIKKERNSNTGFRSFGSEGDILKRPGRVLHLDGDIDYLKECLSIYRELNIDVVGVEVREEKQPDVVLELLNRYKPDILVITGHDAMKKGAVDRLDLSNYKNSAYFVQAVKKAREYEPSLDDLAIIAGACQSCYEELMEAGANYASSPQRVLIHCLDPVFICEKIAYTKINDIINASDVLERTISGKEGMGGLNTRGKYREGLPNYSKRVN
- a CDS encoding GntR family transcriptional regulator, with amino-acid sequence MDNFNPIETYKPLRDLVFEYMKEGIISGEFKPGQRLMEVQLASKLGVSRTPIREAIRKLELEGLVIMMPRKGAYVSDLSQKDILEVFEVRTALEGLAAALAAERMSNDEIRMLTDIMENFKDYVDKSDENGIIEADTEFHNLIFQSTRNDKLIQINNNLQEQLKRFRIKYLEAYKRPNKLIPEHERIVEAIKKRTPETARKAAERHLESTQEDFVRSLSKI
- a CDS encoding DUF3794 and LysM peptidoglycan-binding domain-containing protein is translated as MSIDAVSDAIKLDRLIKKWDVQVMATSDVLVPDVKPDVEEIIGVDCKLIIDDGEVANGRILIEGRVLTRVLYATAQEDRPVAGMDAVIEFSHYFDATDVDEDVTVRARGYVEHTDCDVINSRKLQLKHVINLSLSIGKEESINAVTSIELDDVMCKNSGIRARHMVGEGSSETIVREDINLGEDVVVRDILYSDVTVTNLGMQLSDNKVLVEGTLSVDLIYLEDTEGVKYDSYSTELGFTHYVDVDGVQAYMFPEVECVVEEVSADPKDSGTVNIEAVLNVRVKVYEEEEKTLIVDAYSLSRNIRGNQGSFAVLSEAFRSNTQLSLRDTVELSRDAKHILLVRGQAQAGEYEFSGNRLYIDGLLLVRVYYITESGLACDMAEMPFRHVVDSDELKDDDKLDVRFNVSHIAYTLNGNAVDIRYTVDCNLKVYRENRFIYLLSVEESDEETLPEPASITVYVVGKGETLWDVAKRYRTTIEKIKGINELEEEILNEGDKLLILKEIKP
- a CDS encoding NTP transferase domain-containing protein, with protein sequence MINAVILAGSGEIEKIPGKSLAKINGKPMLSYVVDAARKTDMIGSIYVVGNDDIRGFCLENDLEFAEGGTDILDNLIKGIQRFKNDRRIIILTGDIPYITPEAIIDFIIRSEEIDADFCYPIVEKKTCEEKFPGTRRTYVTLKDGAFTGGNVFYLNPGIIERCMPVIRHVVQNRKNPAKIATILGPGLILAFLFKTLTIEMVEKKASRMLNITAKAIISPYAEIGNDVDKPEDLEMANQILM
- the spoVT gene encoding stage V sporulation protein T, which codes for MKATGIVRRIDDLGRVVIPKEIRRTLRIREGDPLEIFTDREGEIILKKYSPIGELSDFAQQYSDALYQSTKHIVLVTDGDTIIAVSGGIKRDYLDKPISKELEKIMDTKKTVLLGKGGEGNTIPLYEGEPEKVAVSQVITPIISRGDCIGAVIITSRDENTQLSETDVKLAETAASFLGKQMED
- a CDS encoding Veg family protein, coding for MEIKKVIDRHIGERVRLKTNGGRKKTIIREGILEETYPSIFIVKIEMDNSVRRISYSYSDILTETVELSLCSNLNKECV